The proteins below come from a single Gimesia alba genomic window:
- a CDS encoding NAD(P)/FAD-dependent oxidoreductase, with product MNRSSNLPRIVIIGGGFAGINVAKSLKDAPVEIDLVDKRNYHLFQPLLYQVATGELDPANIAAPIRKILWKQKNVHVALGEVTAIDFDKKLVDFDGGELDYDYLVIASGAQQSYFGHDEFRAHAPGLKSIDDALEIRRRLFLAFEEAEWEADEEARRKKLTFVIVGGGPTGVELAGAVKEVASETLPREFRNIHSGMARVIIVDGGQRLVGPMPEDLGVRAQQVLEKMGVEIHLNVHVTDVTDEGVVIGDEKIPAENVFWAAGVQGQDLAKTLDTEVDRGSRIVVGPDLSIPNHPEVFVVGDAAHATDATTGKPVPGLAQGAIQTGRFVAEIIKAEIAGNAPKERPQFSYYDKGSMAMIGRGNAIAAIGKIHYGGILGWISWNVLHVMFLVGFRNRFKVMLDWLWNYIWKTRRSRLITGDPEVHIKQLYSEHQQPVIKPHRGKRDKTEDE from the coding sequence ATGAATCGTTCTTCGAATTTGCCAAGGATTGTCATCATCGGAGGCGGCTTCGCCGGCATCAATGTCGCCAAGTCGCTGAAAGACGCCCCGGTTGAGATCGATCTGGTTGATAAGCGGAATTACCACCTGTTCCAGCCGCTGTTGTATCAGGTCGCGACGGGAGAACTCGACCCGGCCAATATCGCTGCACCGATTCGCAAGATTCTGTGGAAGCAGAAAAACGTGCATGTCGCCCTGGGCGAAGTCACTGCCATCGATTTCGACAAAAAACTGGTCGACTTTGATGGCGGCGAGTTGGATTACGACTACTTGGTAATTGCCTCCGGGGCACAGCAGTCCTATTTCGGCCATGATGAATTTCGGGCTCATGCGCCCGGTTTGAAGTCGATTGATGACGCACTCGAAATCCGCCGACGTCTGTTCCTGGCATTTGAAGAAGCCGAGTGGGAAGCTGACGAAGAAGCCCGTCGCAAAAAACTGACGTTTGTGATCGTCGGCGGCGGACCAACGGGCGTCGAACTGGCGGGAGCCGTCAAAGAAGTCGCATCCGAAACACTGCCCCGGGAATTTCGTAACATTCATAGCGGCATGGCCCGTGTGATTATTGTCGACGGCGGTCAGCGTCTTGTCGGTCCGATGCCCGAAGACCTCGGCGTGCGGGCACAACAGGTGCTCGAAAAAATGGGCGTCGAAATCCATCTGAATGTGCATGTGACCGATGTAACTGACGAAGGGGTTGTGATTGGCGACGAAAAGATTCCCGCCGAGAATGTCTTCTGGGCTGCCGGCGTACAGGGGCAGGATCTTGCGAAAACGTTAGACACAGAAGTGGATCGCGGCAGCCGGATTGTTGTCGGCCCTGATCTTTCGATTCCCAATCACCCGGAAGTCTTCGTCGTGGGAGACGCCGCCCACGCCACCGATGCCACCACCGGAAAGCCGGTTCCCGGCCTCGCCCAGGGCGCCATCCAGACCGGGCGCTTTGTCGCCGAAATTATCAAAGCCGAAATCGCCGGCAACGCACCGAAAGAACGTCCCCAGTTCAGCTACTACGATAAAGGTTCGATGGCGATGATCGGCCGCGGCAACGCCATCGCCGCGATCGGCAAAATCCATTACGGCGGCATTCTGGGCTGGATTTCCTGGAACGTGTTACACGTGATGTTCCTGGTCGGCTTCCGCAACCGTTTCAAAGTCATGCTCGACTGGCTCTGGAACTACATCTGGAAAACCCGCCGCTCCCGCCTGATCACCGGCGACCCCGAAGTTCACATTAAACAACTCTACTCCGAACACCAGCAACCGGTCATCAAACCGCATAGAGGAAAACGTGATAAAACGGAGGATGAATAA
- a CDS encoding sulfatase-like hydrolase/transferase produces MKGLSNSRNGNGIAVLTVICCLLSSGGVFSTAVVRAETKQPPNIVMIISDDQTFRDFGFMGNKEIQTPHIDRLAQQSARYVNGYLPTSVCSPSLATLLTGLYPHQSGIHYNHPPPGNGAFNKMTSRKEYENTRSKSFRLIQNVETLPRILASHGYRCLQTGKFWEGHYRNAGFTEGMTIFQPVPGQTFGGNRKLANGELAAHGNGDWGLKIGRETMQPIYDFVRDCEQKSTPWLVWYAPYLPHQPHDSPKNYFDRYRDNPRVSKEEIAYYASCSQFDDTVGELIQFVERESDARNTLFLFVIDNGWTPGTRPMKYRENYHHTKASKRSPFEDGLRSPILIRWDGVTKPATHTALISSVDVVPTLLHAAGQGSAAQKLPGVNLLPSAKGAAKLPADRAVYGEIFPGDATALGHPERDVAHRWIRKGNLKLITAHNANAQGKTWNDYTRGDVLFDLSLDPGETKNLIHDTSQTAALAELRTLLNAWWNPEASD; encoded by the coding sequence ATGAAAGGCCTTTCAAACTCGCGAAACGGGAACGGAATCGCTGTGTTGACCGTAATCTGCTGCCTGCTCTCAAGCGGGGGAGTTTTTTCAACTGCAGTTGTCCGCGCAGAAACAAAACAGCCCCCCAACATCGTGATGATCATCTCAGACGATCAGACCTTCCGCGACTTTGGTTTCATGGGCAACAAAGAAATTCAAACGCCGCACATCGATCGACTGGCACAGCAGTCGGCCCGTTATGTGAACGGGTATCTGCCGACAAGTGTCTGCAGCCCTTCGCTGGCGACGTTGTTGACGGGCCTGTATCCGCACCAGAGCGGCATTCACTATAATCATCCGCCGCCGGGTAATGGTGCGTTTAACAAGATGACATCGCGGAAGGAATATGAAAACACTCGCAGCAAATCCTTTCGATTGATTCAAAACGTGGAGACGCTGCCCCGAATTCTGGCATCGCACGGCTATCGCTGTCTGCAAACGGGAAAATTCTGGGAAGGCCATTATCGCAACGCCGGTTTCACGGAAGGTATGACGATCTTCCAGCCGGTCCCCGGCCAGACCTTTGGCGGCAATCGCAAGCTGGCCAACGGAGAACTCGCCGCACATGGAAACGGGGACTGGGGTCTCAAGATCGGTCGCGAAACGATGCAGCCAATTTACGATTTCGTGCGCGACTGCGAGCAGAAGTCGACTCCCTGGCTGGTCTGGTACGCTCCCTATCTGCCGCATCAGCCCCATGACTCGCCCAAGAATTATTTTGACCGATATCGTGACAACCCGCGTGTTTCGAAAGAAGAAATCGCCTACTATGCGAGTTGTTCGCAATTCGATGATACCGTCGGCGAACTGATTCAGTTTGTCGAACGAGAGTCCGATGCCAGGAATACCCTGTTTTTATTCGTCATCGATAATGGCTGGACGCCGGGAACCCGGCCGATGAAGTATCGCGAGAATTATCATCACACGAAAGCAAGCAAGCGTTCGCCGTTTGAAGACGGACTACGTTCGCCGATCCTGATTCGCTGGGACGGCGTGACAAAACCGGCAACGCACACGGCACTCATCAGCAGTGTGGATGTTGTGCCGACCTTGCTGCATGCCGCCGGGCAGGGGAGTGCCGCACAAAAATTGCCGGGCGTGAATCTCTTGCCGTCCGCGAAAGGCGCAGCGAAACTACCTGCAGACCGGGCCGTGTATGGCGAGATTTTTCCGGGAGATGCAACGGCGCTGGGACATCCGGAGCGGGACGTGGCGCATCGCTGGATTCGCAAAGGAAATCTCAAACTGATCACCGCACACAATGCCAACGCACAGGGAAAGACCTGGAACGATTATACGCGCGGCGATGTCCTGTTTGATCTGTCACTAGATCCGGGAGAAACAAAGAACCTGATTCACGATACGAGCCAGACGGCTGCGTTGGCAGAACTCCGCACACTGCTGAATGCGTGGTGGAACCCTGAAGCCTCTGATTAA
- a CDS encoding RraA family protein: MNQSQPETITLDMMRQSLHSAIICDALDSIGLTNQSPRKELLPMTVEEVVVGRCKTSLWADMYHSDPSPYELELKAVDSINADEVFIAAASGSMRSGIWGELLSTAVKHRGCTGAIIDGAVRDVRQMRAMPFPVWAVGTSPYDSKDRQRIIDIDVPVEIGGVLFSSGDLVFADVDGIAVVPQKVETEVIQLAWKKVHEENTFRDSIKAGMSATEAFAKYGIL; encoded by the coding sequence ATGAATCAATCCCAACCGGAAACAATCACCCTGGATATGATGCGCCAATCCCTGCATTCCGCCATCATCTGTGATGCCCTGGATTCCATCGGCCTGACGAATCAGTCGCCCCGCAAAGAGTTATTGCCGATGACGGTCGAGGAAGTCGTCGTCGGACGCTGTAAAACCAGTCTCTGGGCCGACATGTACCACAGTGATCCCAGCCCGTATGAACTGGAACTGAAAGCCGTCGATTCCATCAACGCCGACGAAGTTTTCATCGCTGCCGCCAGCGGTTCGATGCGATCCGGCATTTGGGGCGAATTGCTTTCAACGGCAGTCAAGCACCGTGGTTGCACCGGCGCGATCATTGATGGTGCCGTCCGCGATGTCCGTCAGATGCGGGCCATGCCCTTCCCGGTCTGGGCCGTGGGAACCTCACCCTATGACAGCAAAGACCGCCAGCGGATCATTGACATCGATGTCCCGGTAGAAATCGGCGGCGTGCTGTTCTCTTCCGGCGATCTGGTATTTGCCGACGTCGATGGCATCGCCGTTGTCCCGCAGAAAGTGGAAACCGAAGTCATTCAGCTTGCCTGGAAAAAAGTGCACGAAGAAAACACATTCCGCGACAGTATTAAAGCAGGCATGTCCGCCACAGAAGCCTTCGCGAAGTACGGCATCCTCTAA